Proteins from a single region of Candidatus Hydrogenedentota bacterium:
- a CDS encoding sugar phosphate isomerase/epimerase, whose product MKVGIILGSLGTGSLKRDLQRAMAIGVHGIQLWVVDNELDPRELSGSGREELADYMESLGLECTALCGDVGGFADLSVADERIARTKSFIDLCVDLKTPILTTHIGTVPDDASSRAYQDLANAVREVSEYAVNRGCCLAIETGPESAESLAGFIAAVKSDGTKVNYDPANLCMNGFDHIGGVKTLAPYIVHTHAKDGVYESGKHGKYQEVPLGKGDVNFPRYLAALRDISYTSFLTIEREHGDDPAADIVEAVTFLKRQEGVEP is encoded by the coding sequence ATGAAGGTCGGGATTATCCTCGGCTCCCTGGGCACAGGCAGCCTCAAGCGGGACCTGCAGCGGGCCATGGCTATCGGGGTCCATGGAATTCAGCTATGGGTCGTCGATAACGAACTAGATCCCCGGGAGCTGAGTGGGTCGGGCCGCGAGGAATTGGCGGACTATATGGAATCGCTGGGCTTGGAGTGCACGGCGCTGTGCGGCGACGTAGGTGGCTTTGCCGATCTCAGCGTGGCGGATGAGCGGATCGCGAGGACGAAGTCCTTTATCGACTTGTGCGTCGACCTAAAGACCCCGATCCTTACAACACACATCGGGACCGTTCCCGATGACGCCTCCTCTCGCGCTTACCAGGACCTTGCAAACGCCGTGCGCGAGGTATCTGAGTACGCCGTCAACCGTGGGTGTTGTCTCGCTATCGAAACCGGCCCGGAGTCGGCCGAATCCTTGGCCGGGTTCATTGCCGCCGTGAAGAGCGATGGTACGAAGGTCAACTACGACCCCGCTAACCTCTGCATGAACGGCTTCGATCACATTGGCGGAGTGAAAACCCTTGCGCCATACATCGTCCATACGCACGCCAAAGACGGGGTATACGAATCCGGTAAGCACGGCAAGTATCAGGAAGTCCCCTTGGGCAAAGGCGACGTGAATTTTCCGAGGTATCTCGCCGCATTGCGAGACATCAGCTACACGAGTTTTCTCACAATCGAGCGAGAACACGGCGACGATCCCGCCGCCGATATTGTGGAAGCGGTGACCTTTCTCAAGCGCCAGGAGGGCGTGGAGCCGTAG